Genomic window (Tachysurus fulvidraco isolate hzauxx_2018 chromosome 20, HZAU_PFXX_2.0, whole genome shotgun sequence):
TGTGCACGATGTCCGAGACTAACTGGTTTAAATGCAGAAGTTATTTCTCTCATGTCACATCTAATTGAAACGTTCTGCTTTTCTGCCATTTGTCTCTACATTTAGACCTCTGCTTATATATAGGCATATATGTGAGTCTAAAGTTCATAGACTTCTTCGTatgagaaatctttttttttttttatcaatttactTGTCATTTCAGCTCACTGAGCTTTGCTCTTTATGGATGATCAGTAATTTACAGACATATCAGTAATCTGCTGGTGATTGGGATTCAACGTATGCACGCGAGTACAAAGAAAAATAGCATTTCTGCAACTTTTCTAACCACGTTTTTTGTTAGCTTTATGCAAAAATTGACGGACAACTTTTACAGATTAATACATGAAGCTCATTGTTAAACACAGCTTAGTTGAAACCCTGCTTACATTATATTAGTGAGCCATTACATTAGTGAGCCATTATTGTACAAACCTCCGAGTGAGAGCTGTGCGCTCTGGCAGCTTGACCATTGCTTCCTAAATATAGCAGGAATTATAAAAGTACTTATTCTGTCATTTGGAATTGCAACATGAACGTCTGTAATATGAGGATCAGGTTTATAATCAGTATTGATTAGGATTTCATCAGGAAATTTCTGTCTGATTATGACTGACAGGAAAATAACTTCGCTCTGAGGGAAGCTTTGGGATAATTATGAAGGCACTATTAGGCATACGCAGGATGTTCTATCTTTGTAAAGGATTTATATTCacgtctgtttatttatatgctgattggtcagaaggtgcccTATTTTTGTTACTTTCCCTTTCCTTAGTAACAACTTTCCCTGGCATTTGTGTGATGGACGCCCCACATAAACAGACTTTAAAGTCgtgtgttgttgttgctatGGTAATATTTTCTGTGAAGAGACAGAATTTTTGGAGGGAatccaaaaaaaaccaaaggaaaattttttggaaggagtcggCAATGTTTGTGCTTTGAAAGTCTCAGGTAGCTTTAGATTTTCTGACATGGGAAATCTTACGTTAGGACTAACAAGAACTGATTTGTTTTACAAAATGTTCCATAACACTAAATGTGACTAGAAATAGATAAAAAGTATATGATCACTGATGAACaaaactgattattttcctacaacagtattattccttacatagctcaaatagagagagagagagagagagagagagagagagagagagagagagagagagagagagagagagagagagagagagagagaaagtgactCACAAGGGTTCCATTGACACTCCAAGACACTTCAGGTTCAGGCGAACCCTCAGCCACACAGATCAGCACCTTTGCATTGCCATCTGGGCTCCTCTCTTTTGTCAGACTCTTAATCACCGGGGTGCCtaggacagacagagaaagagagagagagagagagagagagagagagagagagagagagagagagagagagagagagacagagacagagagagagaacagacaaAGAGACGAAAAGGACAAAGAAAGGGACAAAGAGATAATTGTGCAATTAAGATCGTTACAGAATCTTTAAACTGCTGTCTATTTGCTTATATCTACAGGCAGTTTTGTTTTAAGCTCGGCGTGAACTCGACACGTGTCTGTTAAGTAAtttgtggtttgtttgttttttggatgTGATATGATGCCTCTTATGTGATTGCGTGGGGGTGAAGTGTGATGATCGCTCTTTACCTTCCACAACCAGTTTGAAGGAGGCGCTGCGTTTGATTCCGGGTACAGAAGCCTCGCACACGTAGTAACCGGCGTGATTGTACGTTAGAGAGCTGAAGTCGGGGAGTTTGTCCAGCTTGCCGTTGTCCTGCAGGAGAGAAGTCTATTTAGCTCTTAAGTCCATTTCAGCAAGTGGTCACATGACTGCAGCATACACAGacatattaataatgatacAGGCCAAGATATTATCAGCTCTGCTTGATGCTTCTCCTGATGCACTGAAAGCTTCTAAACCCCAGGCTTTAACCTGAGTGACAGCGGCAGAGGGAATAGGTGTGAACTGGTGAACTGATGCATGGTGCTCTCACCTTAGTCCAGGCCACTGCTGCTTCACTCGAGGAATTCCTGTCTATCTTCACCTCCAACGACTCCCCAAACTTTTTCAGGATGTTTCCTGAGGGAATGACATTCAGGTCCAGATCTGAAATAAGGAGAGATTTCTAACGTATTAGATTTACGGCcgtaacttatttttttatcccaaaATAAAAGGCAGATTTACTGATCTGTAGTTTAGCAATACACAgtttgtcaagtcaagtcaagtcaagtcaagtcaagtcacctttattgtcacatcaccacggcacatgtgccttggtgagtgaaattcttgggagcgagctccagacattgcagaaccacttacatacagtagtagaaacataaatagaacagtttacagacaggtaaaaaaaaatgtgcaaaatgctcagtaccattgaaatgtgcaaatgtggaaaattgTAATGTATCGTTTAAGTGATATGGTTATTATAGGTCTAGGGTTTAAACCATTtaaagtcttttttatttttacacacttcGTTTAATTGTCTGTTTAATTATTGTAAtattcacatacatacacactgactttGGCAATGTAAACGCACCATTACTCGCTACAGCAATAAAGCACAACTTGAcgatgagagaaagagaaagagagagagagagagagagagagagagagagagagagagagagagagagagagaacagatgcCTCACACTGTATCTTCGCACTGCAGGTGTGATTCTCATGCTTATCAATCCAGTAAATCTCACCTTCTCCAAGCACACAcaatcacgcacacacatgcactagtAATTCTATCAGTTTTGAGGTTTTTCTATATACTTGCTTTACTGAAGCTAAATAATTCTATTCCTGCACTTACACCCAACCTTGACCTCAGTAACAAACAGTAAATCCTTTGGCTGTTTTggtttataaacaaaaataaaacagcagccTAATGTAAGCACAAGGTCAAAAGGGTCACATATTCACTACTGGAAAAGTGAAACTAGCCAACGTGCATCTTTTTTTTGAACTGCTAGCATAACACAACACGGCTGGAGGAAAGCGCTACCCATCCTCGTCCACGTACATGAGCTCACTACCACTCACGACTGGTTGAACAAGTGTTGCTATGGAGAGGGAGTACGTGATCCCACCCACCAAGAGAGCACGTAAAGTTTAACTCTCTTGCACTTATAGCTGGCTTTGTGTCATCGTCATGATTTGCGCGCGTGATCCATGGACAACAAAGCAAAGACTTTTCTGTTGCACAACATGGGAGACACCCGGGGAGAAAGCTTCTATTGTGTCTGCTCCTTATTCTCATTCTCTGCTTAGACATGAACTACTCAGAGGAGCCAGAATGACATACAAGCAGGTTGCCTcagaaacatcacacacaacattcctaagcaaacacacacacacacacacacacacacacacacacacacacacacacacacacacacacacacacacacacacacacacacacacgtatgcttCTTAGAGAAAGTTAAAAGTGCACTgcaggaaaaaatataaaaacaataaaaaacatagGCTCTAAGTGTGACACAAACTCTAATTAGTCTAACCACCTAGTGTGTCCCAGATCTTCCACCACGCTCGAGATAAATTAGATTAGTTTGTCACTTGTTAATTTATATCTgctaaagagtaaaaaaaaaaacatcagacaaCTCTTCACAGCTTCAGGCTTTCCCTCAAAGGCCAATCTGCAGATATCACTGAGTGACTGTGAGCGAGATGAAAAGAGATGGTAAGGTTTAGAAAAGCAGGAATAGAAGAAGCGAAGAAACCGTGCTTACAGGTGACACTGATGTTCGTTGAAGCCTGCATGTTTTCGTTGTCAATCAGAGAGCACTTGTATTCTCCAGAGTCGGTTCGATTTATGCGATGCAGAGTGTAgacgcttgagttcaataccgATATCTTCTTATCCTGCAGCAGAtagatatattatttatatagcacttttaaaaacagcaattacagcaaaaaaaaaggagagagaaagaaaatgagcttaaaacttttttttaaatcagaatttgcacctgttttgttgtgtccatgttcggCACTgaatgtcacactccacagtggtggttaacaTGAAGCTCATAAGAAAGGGGACACTCTGGATTTTAACGCATTGTCATAATagtttttcataaatatttgttACTGTTTCACCTACTAGGTGATATCTTTtgtagaaaagttccaaaacgAAAACggttattttttccccataaaaTTGTTTCTGTCTTCAAAGTAAACATCTAAAATATGAAGCGTTATTTTCAATCACTAAAATCAGTGTAAGGTTATCCCAACCTTGGGAAAaaaacagtgtcctgactcattttatatcagactcacGGAGATAAAATCACTGTTTTTgattaaactgattaaaaatgtctgataCGTCTATTTCTGCCTACAAACTGGAACAGCAATGTACTGGTTTAAAGGGTTTAATAAACAACATGATCCTCATTTCAAACAGACAATACGAAAGAAATTGACCAAAATCCTGCTTAATTGTTTGTATGAGTAGAAATAATTGATCTAGACCTACTACTGACTCAAGCAAATACAGATAATACATGTACAACATCTAAAACTTCCAGATACACTCCTGGTGAATATGTAAATGAGTATTGTACTATTTGTAAAGTATTATTACGTTAATCAGAATCCACACACTGGAGCCTGACCTCTCCTTGCTCTGATATAGCAGGTGGACAGTAGGACCCAGAGGAGCAGTTCTCTGTGGGAAATGCATTCTCACCTTAATGTGGAAGTTGAAGCTGGTGGGAGGAGGGTTTCCATCTGCTTGGCATTTCATCTTCACGTCATCGCCTTCCTTAACGAAACCCTTCTCAATCGACTCAACCTGCAGGCTCACCTTCTCAGTGGGGTCTGAAAGAAGTATGGAGACATAGGGAAAAGGTgtatgagaaaaaagaaaaggtgcaGCATCAGCTTGACACATTCAGCAACTGGGAGCTTTCACTAGCGCTCATCTTGTGTCCCTGTGGTcacatctttctctcttcctgtgAAAAGCAGCTTTAAATTTAGTAAAACCTGCTGAATTAGCGCTCATTAGAGGTAATTTAGCGAAACTCATCATTTCCTCTCTAATTCTATGTGTGTTTCATGGGTGGCTTAGCTGCTGCTGGGTTCATGCTGTTTTTCCTTAGAATACTAAACACTGTCAACCTTCAGCACTGTAACCTTCAACACTAAAGAAAGGAGGGAGGAAGCAgggaagagaaataaacaagcAATGTTATGGAACATCAGACTCCACTCTtcaggaaaaagaagaagctggactttgtcatttctttttcaatttcacttttttgtctcattaacttcaaaaaagaaaggaaatgaagaTCCTGTTGAGGGAACGCTGTATATAATGTTACGTCATCAATAACGCTGGCTTGAAGTGACCTTCtggaaatgttaaataaatatcatggTACAGAAATCTTcaacaaacaacacatttttaatgttacGTATCACTAGAGTCCACACACATTCTGTGTTAAAAGAACAACGACCTGACTATCATTTGTGTGCCACTGAAAATTCCAATTTCAATAAAGGAATTGagattaaacagattaaatCAGACCTGTCTCACTTCTTCATAGCACTCTGTAATTTTCACAATACCACAGGAAATGATGCTGCGCTTCGTCCACAAAAGTCCACAAGAATCGACATTAAGCCATTtttaacaagcaaaaaaaaaatgatgtggatgtaaaaaagaaatgaaacattacATTTGAGTATGAAAGACGAGGGGAGCTTTGTGTACGCGAGGGGTGTACTTACAGTGGATGCTGAAGTTTTCGGGTGCAGATATCTGGTCAGGGCCGGACACATGTTTAACAACGCAAGCAAACTTTGAGGTCGCATCCTGTTTCCCTGCTGTGTACTGCAACTGAGAGGTTGTGGTGGACAAACCGGTGGTTGGGTCCTTCTTCACAGAGGTATGGACAATGATcactgttcacacacatacacacacagtgttgacCCAATTACCACAGACATGCCCCCTGTTAGACAATTATAACTCACACTAATGTATGAGGAACATCCTCCAGGTTCCTTCTACAGAGAATGACTGaatacatcacactcacacttgtTGTCTGCCACTAGAGGCTTGTTATTCTTCTCCCAGATGATCTCTGCTGGGGGGTTTGCGCTGGCAGCTACACATTCTcccagctgaaacacacacacacacacacacacacacacacacacacacacacacacacacacacacacacacacacacacacacacacacacacacaggttatttATCTTTAAGGCGTAACCAGTTCACCAAGCCCAAACCACTCCCCCGTGTCTACATTCGCTAATATTTGATCCAGGAAGTCTTATTATATATTCTCTCTTTTTGCCAGCCAGTCTGTATGACACAGATACTGCATTAGGAGTTTCAGTTACACGTTCATGACCAATGACATTTCCTAAATGAATCTGTAACCTGATATTTAACTAATTTTAACCGCCACTTCTCTCAGGGACTTTCTGGGACTTTCTGCAGCACCGTAATGTAAATGGCTTTAGGTGATAGTGGCTGCCAAGAGCTCCTCGTCATGGTGTAGAGGCTGGGAAATTTCAGTATCTGACAGTGACAGTATCTGAACATGTGACCGAGGTGACTGAGCCAGACACAGATatgagtatgggtgtgtgtgtgtgtgtgtgtgtgtgcgtgcgtatgtgtgtgtgtgctctctctctctctctctctctctctctctctctctctctctctctctctctctctcagtttcactTTGGCTTGAAGGGTGTAAATCCTTTGCTACTAAACACAGGCTGCTTTAAAATGATTACAATAAGAACAAAGAGCAGGGAAGAAGATATATCGCTCCTCCTCATGTGTAAAAACTCCATTACAGGAGAAGCAGGAGctgcttttaataaaactgaaaagATGAGAGGGCTTCTTAGCTATTATCACGCCActgcacgtacacatacactctcagagagaaagaaaaaatagactGAATAGTCTAAAGCGGACATCTTGTGTACCTTTACCTTGAGGTTCTTAAGTGTAGCTGAAATTTATTAAGGAACATCTGGATTTAAGGACTGTTGATGTACTTTAGAGGCACAAAAAATGTAATGCAATCACAAGTGTGCAACAAATGCAAGCCGTGATCAttcgaaacacacacacacacacacacacacacacacacacacacacacacacacacacacacacacacacacactctaatatcAGAGTGGTTCGACTCAGTGTCCTTCTCGCTCTGTACTCtgcttcctttcttctttcctccttGGTCCTGTTTTAAGCCTTAGATCAGACGGggtgaaatgtttttaacatgAGCTGCCCCAAGGTTGAACTCTTGCTCTTTTTCTGCCTTTGTCCACAAACTAGCCGCGCTTTAAACATGACAGACCTCGGTAGGTGGCAATCAAAGTCCTCCTTGCCCTCTACTGTCCACACGAATGCCCACATTCCTCTAACTTCCAGTTCACCTTAGATCTGAGCACATACAACATTACAGCCCCACAGCTGAACCCAGCCCAGATAAAGTGTAGCTGAGCCTGTATAGGGTACTAATTCCCTTTTACTGCCCTCATAAAGTAATGTCATATTTTCTCCCCGTTCAGTGGTTCAGTGCATCCCAAAGCTGCCATTCTGTGCTGCTGCTTTGGCTTTTTGGTTTTCCGTAGAGGAACATCACTACAGCAGTATTGTTTCTATTAAGGGGctctctgttgtgtgtgtgtgtgtgtgtgtgtgtgtgtgtgtgtgtgtatatgctgaTCCATCTAACAGATTTACCCTGAGCTGCCAGGTGGTTAGATGCCACATGGGTGTATTTTAAGTTTAGGCTGGTTGATGGAAAAGGGGATATGAAGAAACAACAATGATCCCTTGCCAGATTTAATGCAGGGTTTAATGCAATTGTTTTGTTGAGTGTGCCAGAGTTTCGCAGAGTGCAAACTATGACAGGAATGTACAGGGCACCATTTGAAAGCACTCACCGGCGTCAGTTTTCCGTCGTCCAGCTGACTCGCCTTGTTCCTGAATTCAGGTGCTGATGGTCTCTCTGACAATTATGAAAggggaattattattatttattgacaaTCACAATACATTCattacaaatgcaaatatatatggatcttacaaatattatatatagtatatagtatatagtaacATCCCCATCTACGGTGATTTTATcactacactatagtatagtatatgtGTCTGCAGCTATACACAATTTGTCAGTGTTTCTTTAACCCGTCCGTCAGTGCTACAGGACCAGCGGTGACACGATGTTATTAAGTTAGTGAATCAGTGAGACTGAGTCTGAAATGTAGGGTTTTATCTCTTAAAACTTTACAAGCACTTTGCCTGTCCACAGCTGACTTCACACTGACTAAAGTGTTTGTTGCAATCCGCTTGTACATGCTACACATCGTATAGTGCAATCTTGTTTCTGCCAGTATGAGCTGTACTCACTGTGCACTTCCACTTCGACAGGGTATTCGTTAACATTATTCATGGAGACCACCATGCAGGTGAAGACTCGCTGGTCATCAAGGATCGCGTTTTTGATTAGCAGGCTGGAGTCCGGCCCGATGCTAACGCGGTCCTTATAGCCATCAGTGGCTGTGATCTTTGCTTCTTCCTTCTGATGCTGCTTGACCAAGATATCTCCTGACGTGCTGTTCTCACGCAACTAAAGACAATGgaattaaaacacattttaactaTTGTAGACGATACACCAAGCACCTCTACTGCCCCTGTCATGAACTTTGTCTATCATATTCTGTTTAACAgataaaagtaaacaacaacaacattcttGGGGCTATTTTGTGGGTATGACAGTAAAGATAGCAGGTCTGTGTAAACCACTTATTCATGTCTTCACACATCACCAATGTGGCTGGTTTTCCTGACACATGACAGCAAGACACCAGTCATCCAGAACTGACAAATTCAGACATGAAGAGCAGCAGAGACTCACATGTTTCCATTTGGTGAACATCAGATCTTCTGGCTTGTTGTCGCCGTTGTTGCATGGCACCTTGATGGTCTCGCCGTACATGCCGATGACCTTCTGTATGCTGCTTGCTGAAATGTGACACACATGCAAAACAGAAGGACGTCAATGATTTTCAAGCTACTTTATCTGtattcagagagagacagaaaggttCATAGTAAACATTAGAGTGATGAACTCTGTTCCTGCGTTGTTCCTAATTAGACACCGCTCCCAGTATGTTAATGCTGTCATGCTATTCCTTGCTACTCTATGACTGAAAAACGGCTTTAATTCCAGCATCCAGTATGCACACAACACAGCCATAATAGATATAATATCTAGATATAATGAGACTTAAAGGCAGAAAGTCAGAGACGTGTCAGGACAATTATTTGCCTCTCTATTTGGCTCTCAGCAAGAGATAATAGCTACTCCCTGACTTCATGTAACAGGAAGCAGACTACACATCCATTCGCACTTCAGAGGGGATGCCCTGGTGAGGTTCAGCAGCTCCACAGAGCAGACAATCGCCATCGTCGATCAATGATCTCAAACGGACGGAACATTTGCTCAgctaagcaaaaaaataaataaataaataaagtacttTGTGTATCCTCAATCCAAACCTCTGCAACCTTTGCAGTCTGTCCTATAGCTACAGCAGCAGCACATCCTTACATACACGATGCTGTAAACTCAGAACAGTGCAGAGGAACGTAAAGAGCATTACCATCACAACCTCCCAAACTACAGGATGCTACTTGTGTCAGTAAAGCAACATGGCAAtctgcacacatacagtactgctctctctgctcctcttTGGCAGAAGGCACAAAGCTATTAGATCTCAGAGGATGAGATCTTCAGAGTCACCTGGTTGCTCAATAAGCAGTAATTCACACCTACACGCTATTTTGTTACACCAAACAGATTGCACTGTTAGCCTTAAAATTTGCACCTCTTTAATACCCACCTTTCACTTTtacaatgaacacaaacacacagtatacaaaGGTTTCATCTGCTGCTCCATTACATTGTCGCCATTTACTAATTAActttgagacttttttttatcaagctCATAAGGAAACAACGCAACACACCTTTGTGTTATCAAAGTTTCCTTTGAAATAATGAGATCTGCAATACTAGCATGTAATGGCTTTAGTTTCTCACTTCAGgcttctgtttacattttccAGCCCAGAAATGAGCTCAGCCACCAGATACAGAGCTGCCAAGGCTGCTAACAAGAAAGTCCTAGCAGGCAAAAAACCCAACTAAATTTCAACCACAAAACTCCCTAGTGaatgctatttttttcttcagatgtGCACTAAGCAACAGTAAGAAAATGGTGAGGCAAAAATAAGCAGCTcctccattttttttcataCTGACCAAAAAGACCATGGTTTCACTTTTTTTCTACAGCTCACTACACCACATCTTATAAATTCTTATTTTCATAAAGATAAAGAGAAATGAGAAGTTATGGCAACCAGAAACTATCTTTCATGTcctgatttgttgttgttgttgttgttgttattgttgtttaatCTGTTCAGGTGGATTTTATTGGCATTACTATAAAAGTCATAAATGTAACAGAGGCTGAATTGTAAATGCTGGCATCTCTGCACAGCTCTGTACCTTCCCCTAAAAAGACAAATCATTTACAGCATAGACCGTGGATACAACAGAAGACCCTGGTTCAGTTATGGGTTAATTGGCGCTTTAAAATGTGGCTTTAAAATGAACTGACGCTTTTAGCCAAGTCAAGCATagaatgtaaatgttcttcAGAAGACTGATGAGGAACTGGTCATCAGAGCTTGGGCAAAAAGTCTGCAAATTGGTTTGAGCTGTATAAAAATTAGTAGCAGCATTTAATAGAATCTCTGCATTCTCTCTTAAAGCTGAATGCTTCATGGTTGTCATGGCGATGGCTGCGTTGAGCGGTGTGGTCGTTCTCGGGAGATGAATGAACATTTTTGGAGGGTTATACAGGCTTTGTGCTTCAGCCACTTCCATCAGCTCTCGGCGTCACTCAGAGGAAGCTGCACAATAAGTGTGACCAAAGTAGGGTTCGCATTCTGGCCATACCACAGTACTTTatcatgcacaaacacacaaacactcttctGGAGTGTTCTTTACAGAGCCTGTCATTATGGAAATGATTTTAATGTTAGCCGAGAGGCTGCATTACAGACTAAGAATCCTGACAGAACAGAAACACCATTCGCTGATACAGTTCTCCTGCAGAGTTGAGAATCGAGCCAAGGCTTGTATTAAAATCGATTAAAATCTGCGAGAACCTTGACA
Coding sequences:
- the alcama gene encoding CD166 antigen homolog A isoform X2, translated to MRSVFLFGALFAVAMFPQASSIQKVIGMYGETIKVPCNNGDNKPEDLMFTKWKHLRENSTSGDILVKQHQKEEAKITATDGYKDRVSIGPDSSLLIKNAILDDQRVFTCMVVSMNNVNEYPVEVEVHKRPSAPEFRNKASQLDDGKLTPLGECVAASANPPAEIIWEKNNKPLVADNKLIIVHTSVKKDPTTGLSTTTSQLQYTAGKQDATSKFACVVKHVSGPDQISAPENFSIHYPTEKVSLQVESIEKGFVKEGDDVKMKCQADGNPPPTSFNFHIKDKKISVLNSSVYTLHRINRTDSGEYKCSLIDNENMQASTNISVTYLDLNVIPSGNILKKFGESLEVKIDRNSSSEAAVAWTKDNGKLDKLPDFSSLTYNHAGYYVCEASVPGIKRSASFKLVVEGTPVIKSLTKERSPDGNAKVLICVAEGSPEPEVSWSVNGTLSKSQYSKGVITYKLTVTPSTNLTVTCRVSNSLGTASQDIEVSSYDDDDKAKVIVGVVVGLIVVAALVGTIYWLYMRNRQGTWKTGEKEAGTSEESKKLEENNHRQEP
- the alcama gene encoding CD166 antigen homolog A isoform X1, whose product is MRSVFLFGALFAVAMFPQASSIQKVIGMYGETIKVPCNNGDNKPEDLMFTKWKHLRENSTSGDILVKQHQKEEAKITATDGYKDRVSIGPDSSLLIKNAILDDQRVFTCMVVSMNNVNEYPVEVEVHKRPSAPEFRNKASQLDDGKLTPLGECVAASANPPAEIIWEKNNKPLVADNKLIIVHTSVKKDPTTGLSTTTSQLQYTAGKQDATSKFACVVKHVSGPDQISAPENFSIHYPTEKVSLQVESIEKGFVKEGDDVKMKCQADGNPPPTSFNFHIKDKKISVLNSSVYTLHRINRTDSGEYKCSLIDNENMQASTNISVTYLDLNVIPSGNILKKFGESLEVKIDRNSSSEAAVAWTKDNGKLDKLPDFSSLTYNHAGYYVCEASVPGIKRSASFKLVVEGTPVIKSLTKERSPDGNAKVLICVAEGSPEPEVSWSVNGTLSKSQYSKGVITYKLTVTPSTNLTVTCRVSNSLGTASQDIEVSSLQEERKDHFKDDDDDKAKVIVGVVVGLIVVAALVGTIYWLYMRNRQGTWKTGEKEAGTSEESKKLEENNHRQEP